The following proteins are co-located in the Flammeovirga kamogawensis genome:
- a CDS encoding DUF3575 domain-containing protein: MKYLFSLLIGLLLSLSIYAQEPSSELEIEYDSSITMMRKNIVRFNITPFILWGSGNYVFGYERRINDHSSVSLNAGYLTFPKIVNLNLGQYGVANDHNNNGFSIAADYRRYFKKRNRGFAPDGLYWGPYITYYRYNLSSNVSLADSTGQQITASKANFTGSANIINVGIELGYQFIIKKRLAVDLIMVGPGYGFYGGKLKLDSDLTIDENDEILNEIRNGLVNKFPILDGLLEGEEVNTNGDYGTWTGGLRFVIQVGYSF; encoded by the coding sequence ATGAAATACTTATTTAGCTTATTAATAGGCTTGCTCTTATCACTATCAATTTATGCTCAAGAACCTAGCTCTGAACTTGAGATAGAATATGACTCATCAATTACAATGATGAGAAAAAACATTGTAAGGTTTAACATTACACCTTTTATCCTTTGGGGTAGTGGAAACTATGTTTTCGGTTATGAAAGAAGAATAAACGACCATTCTTCGGTTTCTTTGAATGCAGGTTACCTAACTTTCCCTAAGATTGTAAACTTGAATCTGGGACAATATGGAGTTGCAAATGACCATAATAATAATGGTTTCAGTATTGCAGCTGATTATAGACGTTATTTTAAAAAGAGAAATAGAGGGTTCGCTCCTGATGGCCTCTATTGGGGACCATACATTACCTATTATAGGTATAATTTATCGAGTAATGTCTCTTTAGCTGATTCTACAGGACAACAGATTACAGCTTCAAAAGCTAATTTCACGGGTTCTGCAAATATTATTAATGTAGGGATCGAACTTGGTTATCAATTTATTATTAAAAAACGCTTAGCAGTAGATTTAATAATGGTTGGACCTGGTTATGGTTTTTATGGAGGTAAACTTAAATTAGATAGTGATTTAACTATTGATGAAAATGACGAAATTCTAAATGAAATTAGAAATGGGCTTGTTAATAAGTTCCCCATACTTGATGGCTTATTAGAAGGAGAAGAAGTAAATACTAATGGTGATTACGGAACTTGGACTGGTGGTCTAAGGTTTGTAATACAGGTAGGGTACTCCTTTTAA
- a CDS encoding DUF445 family protein, which yields MISELILKIFSGAVVGYTTNDLALRMLFEKVLGIPSIVEQTKESFIQNISKLVESEIIRHDNISVEVQKDNFKDALLVMLTDFVEIHLRAEFKKDEIIADIPNIDKSIDRLIAIIDENFKDSLRKGLNGLLQNTVVSDFTSKQQVAHISDSILELVLTTLSKDHLVESLTNDIWHELKREQTQSIIAPILFDSISNYSEDFFDELHTSLKDGKLPLNQFIDKLLFHFESDQLIDNLSESISQKSISDFIGAGDHQNIAKEVHRILISEFKDPSDNAPIKRLIRIFIEVIGNEKTTIFELLPPAIGQNFEKFLRKNIPIILDGVVEWIQENREEINQIVNQSFEEQSSFMGKWVMNLFVDSVSERFKVVDEIINIANNQKNEENSIEIAQKGANFMVEYLKTNSIGSLINRFDQKGLINTIHGLIISLVDEKLVGQGADSMSLFLDKKIGNIWSKNRRKNDLNKLVNFLIDEQLISEFLYKRKSTEKGKKIVKDRLNKIKEQPLYSLFTDQTIHNFAKKTQVYTEKTLREEKVGISVGIEKVVWEEISNKRFSKFIGPNSIEKWSPKIKKFSISFLRDAFNKGKKRPIHDLVAIAEKSTSLPRKMTEGIIGYINRNINRLMKGQVSRIVADNLHNKHKELPSMVKGFMGSNMKPITYFGAILGAIAGGLTAYIPLGDNVYTMVGAIAGVYGVTGLATNWIAIKMIFRPYKAVKIFGMKMPFTPSVISKNQSKFADNMGDFVGKQLLNEESIGSDLTSKLTSLRTNIYTTFVESDYKTLDVLLETEKKGISKKISKVASHQLFSNRYAYAEIISKKIEKELFSENKFSDLSLQTTFIDFAHKDIVYNALSSFLSRQVIKILDNDLMLNDAIPDKFIDQMFGAVKQILSKQIDNTNQWVQDDVLFIHLKNIFRDKFIEYRTKSLNEIPIFEKNKTRIKESIWNGLIEALNEDSFQERLLEFFESQIEQLSNKELPIRDLFGGKPYEALQENSIQIVDQLINHVIKHLRDNDEKFAQEVYDATIEKRKMAMIYEGNIKRTTKELTNNKIPDLLRRGLPEITQKIQNKLSVIAKDTKVKDLEIELKKGPLQEGIKNLLNNNRLLTSIQFVLNRIVDEIFDTKIENILSVGSISKGEIYEHLNTNLTPEIKIVRNHIQEQLYDKNKKDLIVDDLNLMIKDISKKLILSKKVNDIFKNTDADELKNGIENTFKILLKSRSTQNTVSSLASNLAITIENQGITSIIQKEQFLFDLEKGIAKTLENNKNQEVIREITKNMSIQMLNNFNKCLTKETKNYLLDKVLDGLIKSASPHIGTLIRNIDFKDIVVTEINQMDPAKIEELFYGFAGMYFKRLIIYGFFLGLPIGAMLDFGLLQLVTFLIKK from the coding sequence ATGATCAGTGAATTAATTCTTAAAATATTTTCAGGTGCTGTAGTTGGCTACACTACTAATGATTTGGCATTGAGGATGCTATTCGAAAAAGTACTTGGTATTCCGAGTATCGTAGAACAAACCAAAGAAAGTTTTATACAAAATATAAGTAAGCTAGTTGAGTCTGAAATTATCCGTCATGATAATATTAGTGTTGAAGTACAAAAAGACAACTTTAAAGATGCTCTTTTAGTAATGCTTACTGATTTTGTTGAAATACATCTTAGAGCTGAATTTAAGAAAGATGAAATAATAGCTGATATACCTAATATTGATAAATCTATAGATCGCTTAATTGCTATTATTGATGAGAATTTTAAAGATTCGCTAAGAAAAGGACTCAATGGGTTACTCCAAAATACCGTTGTATCCGATTTCACTTCAAAACAACAAGTTGCACATATAAGCGATAGTATTCTTGAACTTGTACTAACTACTTTATCAAAAGATCATCTTGTTGAATCCTTAACAAATGACATTTGGCATGAGTTAAAGAGAGAGCAAACGCAATCGATTATTGCTCCTATACTCTTTGATAGTATCAGTAATTATTCTGAAGATTTTTTTGATGAACTTCACACTTCCCTAAAAGATGGAAAACTACCTCTAAATCAATTTATTGATAAATTACTTTTTCATTTTGAAAGCGATCAGTTAATAGACAATTTAAGTGAGAGTATTTCTCAAAAAAGCATTTCTGATTTTATTGGTGCTGGTGATCATCAGAATATAGCAAAAGAAGTACACCGTATCTTAATTTCAGAATTTAAAGACCCTTCTGATAATGCTCCAATTAAACGACTGATAAGAATCTTTATTGAAGTTATAGGGAACGAGAAAACAACTATTTTCGAACTCCTCCCTCCTGCTATTGGTCAAAATTTTGAAAAATTCTTACGCAAAAACATTCCTATCATTTTAGATGGAGTTGTTGAATGGATTCAAGAAAATAGAGAAGAGATAAATCAAATTGTCAATCAATCTTTTGAGGAGCAATCTTCATTTATGGGCAAATGGGTAATGAACTTATTTGTAGACAGTGTGAGTGAAAGATTTAAAGTTGTTGATGAAATCATCAATATTGCCAATAATCAAAAGAACGAAGAAAACTCAATAGAAATAGCTCAAAAAGGAGCTAATTTTATGGTTGAGTATTTAAAAACCAATAGTATTGGCTCACTTATCAATAGGTTTGATCAAAAAGGATTAATAAACACTATTCATGGTTTAATTATCTCATTAGTTGATGAAAAATTAGTTGGCCAAGGCGCTGACTCAATGTCTTTATTTCTAGACAAGAAAATAGGCAATATTTGGTCTAAGAACAGAAGAAAGAATGATCTCAATAAACTCGTTAATTTTCTAATTGATGAACAATTAATTTCTGAGTTTTTATACAAACGAAAATCTACTGAAAAAGGTAAAAAGATTGTAAAAGATCGTTTGAATAAAATAAAAGAACAGCCTCTTTATTCATTATTCACTGATCAAACTATACATAATTTTGCTAAAAAAACGCAAGTTTACACAGAAAAAACTTTACGTGAAGAAAAAGTAGGTATTTCTGTAGGTATTGAGAAAGTAGTTTGGGAAGAAATATCAAATAAACGATTTTCTAAATTTATTGGACCTAATTCGATTGAGAAATGGTCTCCGAAAATCAAGAAATTCTCTATTTCATTTTTAAGAGATGCGTTTAATAAAGGGAAAAAACGTCCAATTCACGATCTAGTTGCTATTGCAGAAAAAAGTACTTCTCTTCCAAGAAAAATGACGGAAGGTATTATCGGTTACATCAATCGAAATATCAACCGATTAATGAAAGGACAAGTAAGTAGAATTGTTGCTGATAATTTACATAATAAACATAAAGAATTACCAAGTATGGTTAAAGGCTTTATGGGTAGCAACATGAAACCTATTACTTATTTTGGAGCTATTTTAGGGGCTATTGCTGGTGGGCTTACAGCTTATATTCCTCTAGGTGATAATGTCTATACAATGGTTGGTGCTATAGCTGGAGTTTATGGAGTTACTGGATTAGCAACAAATTGGATTGCTATTAAAATGATCTTCAGACCCTATAAAGCCGTTAAGATTTTTGGAATGAAAATGCCTTTTACTCCAAGTGTAATCTCTAAAAACCAATCTAAGTTTGCTGACAACATGGGCGATTTTGTTGGAAAACAATTACTAAATGAAGAATCAATTGGTAGTGACTTAACTAGTAAATTAACATCATTAAGAACAAATATATATACTACGTTTGTTGAAAGTGATTACAAAACATTAGACGTTTTATTAGAAACAGAGAAGAAAGGGATTAGCAAAAAAATTAGTAAAGTAGCATCACATCAATTATTTTCAAATAGATATGCTTACGCTGAAATAATTTCGAAAAAGATAGAAAAAGAGTTATTCTCTGAAAATAAATTTTCTGATTTATCCCTTCAAACTACTTTTATAGATTTTGCACATAAAGATATTGTCTATAATGCTCTTTCTTCTTTCCTATCAAGACAAGTAATTAAAATACTTGATAACGATTTAATGTTGAACGACGCCATTCCTGATAAATTTATTGATCAGATGTTTGGTGCTGTAAAACAAATTCTTTCAAAACAAATAGACAATACTAACCAATGGGTACAAGATGATGTACTTTTTATACATTTAAAAAACATTTTTAGAGATAAATTCATTGAATACAGAACCAAGTCTTTAAATGAAATTCCGATTTTTGAAAAAAATAAAACAAGAATAAAAGAGAGTATTTGGAACGGTTTAATAGAAGCTTTAAACGAAGATAGTTTCCAAGAACGATTGCTCGAATTTTTCGAAAGTCAGATTGAACAACTTTCAAATAAAGAATTACCAATAAGAGACTTATTTGGAGGTAAACCTTATGAGGCTCTTCAAGAAAATAGTATTCAAATCGTTGATCAGTTAATTAACCATGTCATCAAACATTTAAGAGATAATGACGAAAAGTTTGCACAAGAAGTGTATGATGCTACGATTGAAAAACGAAAAATGGCAATGATCTATGAAGGAAACATTAAGAGAACAACTAAAGAATTAACCAATAACAAAATACCTGATTTATTAAGAAGAGGTCTTCCTGAAATCACTCAAAAAATTCAAAATAAACTATCTGTAATAGCAAAAGACACTAAGGTTAAAGACTTAGAAATTGAACTTAAAAAAGGCCCATTACAGGAAGGTATTAAGAACTTATTAAACAACAATAGGTTACTTACAAGTATTCAGTTTGTACTAAATAGAATTGTTGATGAAATTTTTGATACTAAAATTGAAAACATTCTGAGTGTTGGGTCGATTAGTAAAGGAGAGATTTACGAACACTTAAATACTAACTTAACTCCTGAAATTAAGATAGTTAGAAATCATATTCAAGAACAGCTATACGATAAAAACAAAAAAGACTTAATTGTAGATGACCTTAATTTAATGATTAAGGATATCTCTAAGAAATTAATCCTTTCTAAAAAAGTTAATGATATTTTTAAGAATACTGATGCAGATGAACTTAAGAATGGAATTGAAAACACATTCAAAATTTTATTAAAATCTAGGTCAACTCAAAATACAGTAAGTTCTCTAGCTTCAAATCTTGCTATAACCATTGAAAATCAAGGAATTACATCGATTATCCAGAAAGAACAATTTCTATTTGATTTAGAAAAAGGGATTGCAAAAACTTTAGAGAATAATAAAAATCAAGAAGTAATAAGAGAGATAACTAAAAACATGTCTATTCAGATGTTAAACAATTTCAACAAGTGTTTAACTAAAGAGACTAAAAATTACTTATTGGATAAAGTTCTAGATGGATTAATTAAATCTGCATCTCCACATATCGGTACATTAATTAGAAATATTGACTTTAAAGATATTGTTGTAACAGAAATTAATCAGATGGATCCTGCTAAAATTGAAGAGCTATTTTATGGTTTTGCAGGTATGTATTTCAAGAGGTTAATCATCTACGGATTCTTCCTAGGATTACCAATTGGTGCAATGTTAGATTTTGGCCTATTACAATTAGTAACTTTCCTTATAAAGAAGTAA
- a CDS encoding MFS transporter, whose protein sequence is MNETIEKSVVKDTQTKQKNHTGPFLIMVGLMFVVGFLTVVNQQFQAPLQEAFLSKSGDLKNTLATFITFAFFMGYPSMGNIASNWVDNSGHKSTLIRGLIMLIAALGIEALSAQFADLPSVTLMGGEVPQAFFIFLLGSYVLGCSMAVLQTVINPFIAVCEVPGTSSVTRLSIAGTINSIGTTVAPFFVAGIIFGGAAPEVAQILLPLSILMIVVAVVAGVLKNIELPNPMASDSGEEVDPATLTKSIWSFKHLALGVVAIFVYVGAEVAVGSNIVMHAKQIGIDKDTYALMATLYWGSMLVGRLCGSFLSKIPGHTQLLVTSGVALLLVVAAMVTQQLWLLVGVGLMHSIMWGAIFSLAIDKLGPYTSKGSGALMIGVAGGAILPWVQGVTADAIGGWDMTWIIVALCEAFLLFYAVSGYKHDLD, encoded by the coding sequence ATGAATGAAACTATAGAAAAATCGGTTGTGAAAGACACACAAACAAAACAAAAAAATCACACTGGACCATTCTTAATAATGGTAGGTTTGATGTTCGTTGTTGGGTTCCTTACAGTAGTGAACCAACAATTCCAAGCACCTTTACAAGAAGCATTCTTAAGTAAATCAGGTGATTTAAAAAACACTCTTGCTACGTTCATTACGTTTGCATTCTTTATGGGTTATCCATCAATGGGTAACATTGCATCTAATTGGGTTGATAACTCTGGTCACAAATCAACATTAATTAGAGGTTTGATAATGCTAATTGCTGCTTTAGGTATAGAAGCATTGTCTGCACAATTTGCAGATTTACCATCTGTAACTTTAATGGGAGGAGAAGTACCACAGGCTTTCTTTATCTTCTTATTAGGTTCTTATGTTTTAGGTTGTTCTATGGCTGTATTACAAACTGTAATTAATCCATTTATTGCTGTATGTGAAGTACCAGGTACAAGTTCTGTTACTCGTTTAAGTATTGCAGGAACAATTAACTCTATTGGTACTACAGTGGCACCTTTCTTCGTAGCAGGTATCATCTTTGGTGGTGCAGCTCCAGAAGTAGCTCAAATTTTACTGCCTTTATCTATCTTAATGATTGTTGTTGCAGTTGTTGCAGGTGTTTTAAAGAACATTGAGCTTCCTAACCCAATGGCAAGTGATTCTGGCGAAGAAGTAGACCCAGCAACTTTAACTAAATCAATTTGGAGCTTTAAGCATTTAGCTTTAGGTGTTGTTGCTATTTTTGTTTACGTAGGTGCAGAAGTTGCAGTAGGTTCTAATATTGTAATGCACGCTAAACAAATTGGTATCGACAAAGATACTTATGCTTTAATGGCTACTTTATATTGGGGTTCTATGTTAGTTGGTCGTTTATGTGGATCATTCTTATCTAAAATTCCAGGACATACTCAATTATTAGTAACTTCTGGAGTAGCATTACTTCTAGTGGTTGCTGCAATGGTAACACAACAATTATGGTTATTAGTTGGTGTTGGTTTAATGCATTCAATTATGTGGGGAGCAATCTTCTCTTTAGCAATTGATAAATTAGGACCTTACACTTCTAAAGGATCTGGTGCATTAATGATTGGTGTTGCTGGTGGTGCAATTTTACCATGGGTTCAAGGTGTTACTGCTGATGCTATCGGTGGATGGGACATGACTTGGATTATTGTTGCATTATGTGAAGCATTCTTATTATTCTATGCAGTAAGCGGATATAAGCATGATTTAGACTAA
- a CDS encoding response regulator transcription factor, which translates to MKTKILLVDDHSVIRHGIRSYFKGLDDFEVIAEADCGERAFNALNAMDVDLIFMDISMKGMDGISATSKIKELFPNIKIIALSMMMDSEYIKNMIDAGADGYLFKDCTEEEIQKAARAVVAGDSYYCSSATKNIIKGYKDDQEKMASSIDPNFTLTAREKEVLRLIIDQQSNKEISEKLFISLRTVDAHKRNLLDKTGQRNVAGLVMYAIKNKVFKDLKL; encoded by the coding sequence ATGAAAACTAAAATTTTACTCGTTGATGACCATAGCGTAATTAGACATGGTATTCGGTCATATTTTAAAGGATTGGATGACTTTGAAGTAATTGCTGAAGCCGACTGTGGAGAACGTGCATTTAATGCTTTAAACGCTATGGATGTTGATCTTATTTTTATGGACATAAGCATGAAAGGTATGGACGGAATAAGTGCAACAAGTAAAATCAAAGAGCTATTTCCTAACATAAAAATTATTGCATTAAGCATGATGATGGATAGTGAATATATTAAAAACATGATTGATGCAGGTGCTGATGGCTATTTATTTAAAGACTGTACTGAAGAAGAAATTCAAAAAGCTGCAAGAGCTGTTGTAGCTGGTGATAGTTATTACTGTTCATCTGCTACAAAAAATATTATTAAAGGATATAAAGATGATCAAGAAAAAATGGCTTCATCTATAGACCCCAATTTTACATTAACAGCAAGAGAAAAAGAAGTCTTACGATTAATCATAGATCAACAATCAAATAAAGAGATCTCAGAAAAATTATTCATTTCACTTAGAACTGTAGATGCGCACAAAAGAAACTTACTTGATAAAACAGGACAAAGAAATGTTGCTGGACTAGTGATGTATGCTATTAAAAACAAGGTTTTTAAAGACTTAAAACTATAA
- a CDS encoding sensor histidine kinase, with protein sequence MTPKSKKRIKDQPAVKNYNEIIFNNILFVAETDAIGKITYCNKMFAPEALHSSIHNFYDCTILEHITPKALLGDCQKWIGQLIHKKTHIEHAIHLSKIDDRYIWISMPTFQNDSSDKIEKIITLKDELSKLKIKEKKLQALLQEISINELFDQKIISKQKDPSLLSELPLNNAYNTSNAQAILANEERHRLAFEASKEGIWDWNHVSRKVHYSRQFFKMLGYETKENEGDITTLINLIWEEDRPTAILTLQRDIHIKDGFNMIFRMISADTTPIWVLLKAAVQKDINGKVTRVIGKHSDITFFKNQSDNIQKAVLKTEDKERERFAKEIHDGMGQTLTASLYQLDEAIKLIKKLDTGEKDILIGIREQLRDAIKESRNIAHNIMPTAIEKTGYCGSIEKIANYYKDISDKELHFFHKIDQNSLSLSKQLILLRVSQESIHNAFKHGKAKNVSISINQNLDLITLMIEDDGIGFDVEKVKAKQEKGIGLHSMQERIESIDGSLFIESSAKFGTCIIIELPVFKN encoded by the coding sequence ATGACTCCAAAATCTAAAAAAAGGATAAAGGATCAACCAGCGGTAAAAAATTATAACGAAATCATCTTTAATAACATTCTATTCGTTGCAGAAACGGACGCTATTGGTAAGATCACTTATTGTAATAAAATGTTTGCTCCAGAAGCATTGCATAGTTCAATACATAACTTTTATGACTGTACAATATTAGAGCACATTACCCCTAAAGCTCTACTTGGAGATTGTCAGAAATGGATTGGACAATTGATTCATAAAAAAACCCATATTGAACACGCTATTCATTTAAGTAAAATAGATGATAGGTATATATGGATATCTATGCCCACATTTCAAAATGATTCATCTGATAAAATAGAAAAAATCATTACACTTAAAGATGAACTCTCTAAACTAAAGATAAAAGAAAAGAAACTTCAAGCTCTCTTGCAGGAGATTTCTATCAATGAGTTATTCGATCAAAAAATAATTTCAAAACAAAAAGACCCTTCTTTACTTTCAGAACTCCCTCTCAATAATGCATATAACACCTCAAATGCTCAAGCCATTTTAGCAAATGAAGAAAGACATCGTTTAGCTTTTGAAGCTTCTAAAGAAGGTATTTGGGATTGGAATCATGTATCTAGAAAAGTTCATTATTCTAGACAATTCTTTAAAATGCTAGGGTACGAAACCAAAGAAAATGAAGGTGATATAACAACACTTATTAATTTAATTTGGGAAGAAGATAGACCTACAGCAATACTTACACTTCAAAGAGATATCCATATTAAAGATGGCTTTAATATGATTTTCAGAATGATATCCGCAGACACTACCCCCATTTGGGTATTATTAAAAGCAGCAGTTCAAAAAGATATAAATGGAAAAGTAACAAGAGTAATTGGTAAACATTCTGATATTACGTTTTTCAAAAACCAATCCGATAACATACAAAAAGCAGTATTAAAAACGGAGGATAAAGAAAGAGAACGTTTTGCAAAAGAAATTCATGATGGCATGGGACAAACATTAACAGCATCTCTCTATCAGCTTGACGAGGCCATCAAATTAATTAAAAAACTAGATACTGGAGAGAAAGATATTTTGATTGGTATTAGAGAACAACTTAGAGATGCAATCAAAGAAAGTCGAAATATCGCTCATAACATCATGCCTACAGCAATTGAGAAGACAGGTTATTGCGGTTCTATTGAAAAAATAGCAAATTATTACAAGGATATATCAGATAAAGAATTACACTTTTTTCATAAAATTGATCAAAACAGCCTATCCCTCTCTAAGCAACTTATACTTTTAAGAGTTTCCCAAGAATCAATTCACAATGCTTTTAAACATGGTAAAGCTAAGAATGTTTCAATATCGATAAACCAAAATCTTGATCTAATTACATTAATGATAGAAGATGACGGTATTGGTTTTGACGTCGAAAAAGTGAAAGCTAAACAAGAAAAAGGGATTGGCTTACATAGTATGCAAGAAAGAATAGAATCTATTGACGGCAGCTTATTTATAGAATCATCTGCTAAGTTTGGAACCTGCATAATAATAGAACTACCTGTGTTTAAAAATTAA
- the apaG gene encoding Co2+/Mg2+ efflux protein ApaG produces MEIAITDGIKVTVNTFFLPEYSVPAERHYVFSYQIRIENLSAYTVQLLTRNWDIIDITGNNRTVKNGNGVIGKNPVILPGDHFEYTSGCHFVSPIGKMSGSYKMQRVNDKKVFEVEIPEFTLMPSFSKN; encoded by the coding sequence ATGGAGATTGCAATAACAGACGGGATCAAAGTAACTGTCAATACTTTTTTCTTACCAGAATACTCAGTACCAGCTGAGCGACATTACGTATTTAGCTATCAAATACGCATTGAAAATCTAAGTGCTTACACGGTTCAACTACTTACTCGTAATTGGGATATTATTGATATTACAGGTAATAACAGAACTGTTAAAAATGGAAATGGAGTAATTGGAAAAAATCCAGTTATTTTACCAGGAGATCATTTTGAATACACTTCAGGTTGTCATTTTGTTTCACCAATAGGGAAAATGAGTGGCTCGTACAAAATGCAAAGAGTAAATGATAAAAAGGTTTTTGAAGTGGAAATTCCTGAATTTACTCTTATGCCTAGTTTTAGCAAAAACTAG
- a CDS encoding MarR family winged helix-turn-helix transcriptional regulator, which translates to MDFYQSAGTLVLGSRLKRLGEKFLAEVSKVYATQQIDFDPSWFPIFYLLDKNKRMSLREISDTITVSHSAVSQLTTALIRKGLLEVQRDESDGRKKLMLLTEEGEKLVENSKPIWEAIQQSMLEITEETDLLNELTSLEKSLQEKTLSERVLEKI; encoded by the coding sequence ATGGATTTTTATCAATCAGCAGGTACATTAGTTTTAGGAAGTAGGTTAAAAAGACTAGGAGAAAAATTCTTAGCAGAAGTATCTAAAGTTTATGCAACGCAACAAATAGATTTTGATCCATCTTGGTTTCCAATTTTCTATTTGCTCGATAAAAATAAACGAATGTCTTTAAGAGAGATATCAGATACAATTACAGTAAGTCATTCTGCTGTTAGTCAGTTGACTACTGCATTAATTAGGAAGGGTTTATTGGAAGTTCAGAGAGATGAATCAGACGGTAGGAAAAAGTTGATGCTTTTGACTGAAGAAGGGGAGAAACTCGTTGAAAATTCAAAGCCAATTTGGGAGGCCATTCAACAGTCAATGTTAGAAATAACAGAGGAAACAGATTTGTTGAATGAACTCACATCATTAGAAAAATCATTACAAGAAAAAACACTATCAGAACGTGTTTTGGAAAAGATATAA
- the hutH gene encoding histidine ammonia-lyase: MNKIFNYGIDHLTVNIALDIARGKVKAILNTTAKEKVVKSQAYVQEIVDKGDVVYGINTGFGPLCTTKISEKDTSTLQHKILQSHSVGVGEVIPKEVSKIMLITKVHALAQGFSGISLTTLERIVWHVDKDIVPTVPKQGSVGASGDLAPLSHLFLPLIGLGEVYTEDGSKAIASDVLSRLGMKPLQLGPKEGLALINGTQFILAHAVKVVEKLANALDTADVIGAMSLEGLMGSSRPFEPELHAIRPYKGSQLVASRLRNMLAGSEILASHVDCDRVQDPYSLRCMPQVHGASRNAWLHLKEMVEIELNSVTDNPIILDADNAISGGNFHGQPLAIPLDYAGVAASELGNIADRRNYMMIEGRFGLPKLLMADVGLNSGFMIPQYTSAALVTENKTLCFPASADSVPTSLGQEDHVSMGSISGRKTLQIIKNLEQIQAVELLYAAQALDFRRPLKSSPIIEATHAYVRERVSHADEDRVLAYDIKAMHDIVSSGALVKIANEVAQKEQLDLNGEFKAEFEY, from the coding sequence ATGAACAAAATTTTTAATTACGGTATTGACCATCTAACCGTAAATATTGCATTAGATATAGCAAGAGGCAAAGTAAAAGCAATTTTAAATACAACTGCCAAAGAAAAGGTTGTCAAGAGTCAAGCTTATGTTCAAGAAATTGTAGACAAAGGTGATGTTGTCTATGGTATTAATACTGGTTTTGGTCCATTATGTACAACAAAAATTTCTGAAAAAGATACCTCAACCTTACAACATAAAATTCTTCAGAGCCATAGTGTTGGTGTTGGAGAAGTGATACCAAAAGAAGTATCAAAAATTATGTTGATTACTAAGGTACATGCACTTGCTCAAGGCTTCTCTGGCATATCTCTTACAACATTAGAACGAATTGTTTGGCATGTTGATAAGGATATTGTGCCCACAGTGCCCAAACAGGGTTCAGTCGGAGCATCAGGAGATTTAGCACCTCTTTCACACTTGTTTTTACCATTAATTGGTTTAGGCGAGGTTTATACAGAGGATGGTTCTAAAGCAATTGCTTCTGATGTATTAAGTAGGTTAGGGATGAAGCCATTACAATTAGGACCAAAAGAAGGGTTGGCACTAATTAATGGTACTCAATTCATCTTAGCTCATGCTGTAAAAGTAGTAGAGAAATTAGCAAACGCATTAGATACCGCTGATGTCATTGGTGCAATGTCATTAGAAGGTTTAATGGGATCATCAAGACCGTTTGAGCCAGAATTACATGCAATAAGACCTTATAAAGGTTCTCAATTAGTAGCATCACGTCTAAGAAATATGTTGGCTGGTTCAGAAATATTGGCGTCTCATGTGGATTGTGATAGAGTGCAAGATCCTTATTCTTTACGCTGTATGCCACAGGTACATGGTGCTTCTAGAAATGCGTGGTTACATCTTAAAGAAATGGTAGAAATAGAATTAAATTCTGTTACTGATAATCCAATTATTTTAGATGCTGATAATGCAATTTCTGGTGGTAATTTCCATGGTCAACCTTTGGCTATCCCGTTAGATTATGCCGGTGTTGCTGCCTCTGAGCTTGGAAATATTGCAGATAGAAGAAACTACATGATGATTGAAGGTAGATTTGGTTTGCCTAAATTATTAATGGCAGATGTAGGTTTAAATTCTGGATTCATGATTCCTCAATACACATCTGCAGCGTTAGTTACTGAAAATAAAACACTCTGTTTCCCTGCTTCTGCAGATTCAGTCCCGACCTCATTAGGACAAGAAGATCATGTTTCTATGGGATCAATTTCAGGGCGTAAAACGCTACAAATTATTAAGAATTTAGAGCAGATTCAGGCAGTTGAATTACTGTATGCTGCACAAGCTTTAGATTTTAGAAGACCATTAAAATCGTCTCCAATTATAGAAGCAACTCATGCTTATGTTAGAGAGCGTGTTTCTCATGCTGATGAGGATAGAGTTTTAGCTTATGATATTAAAGCAATGCATGATATTGTATCAAGTGGTGCTTTAGTGAAAATTGCTAATGAAGTTGCTCAAAAAGAGCAATTAGATTTAAATGGTGAATTCAAAGCTGAATTCGAGTACTAA